The genomic DNA AGAAGCGCTGGAAGAACTTGACGACGTGCAAAATGTGTACACCAACCTGAATCTCGAGAATGTATCCATTGGCGCTTAGACCTGCCGAAATCTGCAATAGTGTTGTACGCCCACAGCTTCTAGCGAGTAAGCAAGCTAGGCTGGTAGCGTTGGGGGTAGATCCGCAGGTTGGAGCGTGGGCATGAGAGGTCTGGTAGAACGCTTGAAAGAGGATGTACAGGCAGTGCTCGAGCGAGACCCTGCTGCCCGGGGTGCGCTCGAGGCTATTCTATTCAGCCCCGGCATGCATGCTTTGTGGATGCACCGGCTCAACCACTGGCTCTGGCAGGCCAATTTGAAATTTGTAGCTCGTATCCTGGCCCACTTTACCCGCATGCTCACGGGGGTCGAGATCCACCCCGGCGCTCGGATTGGCCGCCGGGTGGTTATTGACCACGGCATGGGCATTGTGATCGGTGAGACCGCCGAGGTGGGCGACGATGTGATGATGTACCACGGCGTGACGCTGG from Meiothermus sp. CFH 77666 includes the following:
- the cysE gene encoding serine O-acetyltransferase, which translates into the protein MRGLVERLKEDVQAVLERDPAARGALEAILFSPGMHALWMHRLNHWLWQANLKFVARILAHFTRMLTGVEIHPGARIGRRVVIDHGMGIVIGETAEVGDDVMMYHGVTLGGTGFTREKRHPTIGNGVLLGAHAVVLGPIVVGDGAKVGAGAVVTKPVPPGATAIGNPAQIIVREAKLEPVEA